A region of Flavobacterium indicum GPTSA100-9 = DSM 17447 DNA encodes the following proteins:
- a CDS encoding LexA family protein yields the protein MTPLKLHSSNSIDIFSAETKTVLELPFVDEGISAGFPSPALDFIDISIDLNKHLIKHPSATFYGRVKGVSLINAGINDGDLLIIDRSLEPINDKIAVCYIDGEFTAKRIKITKNEVWLIPENEDYQPIKVTEDNNFLIWGIVTHVIKYV from the coding sequence ATGACACCTTTAAAATTACACTCAAGCAATAGTATTGATATTTTTTCGGCAGAAACTAAAACTGTTCTTGAATTGCCTTTTGTGGACGAAGGTATAAGTGCTGGTTTTCCTTCTCCCGCATTAGATTTTATAGATATTTCTATTGACCTTAATAAGCATCTTATTAAACATCCATCTGCTACATTTTACGGAAGGGTTAAAGGCGTTTCGCTTATAAATGCAGGTATTAACGATGGTGATTTACTAATAATTGATCGAAGTTTAGAACCTATAAACGACAAAATTGCCGTTTGTTATATTGATGGAGAATTTACGGCCAAACGTATTAAAATTACGAAAAATGAAGTTTGGCTTATTCCAGAAAATGAAGATTACCAACCAATTAAAGTAACCGAAGACAATAATTTCTTAATTTGGGGAATCGTTACTCACGTTATCAAATATGTATAA
- a CDS encoding DUF1573 domain-containing protein, with translation MKTIKILAFALFASTAAFAQQAESKPATIQVAPQTPSQLKWEKDAHEFGTIEKNKPVSYEFTFTNTTKKDVLLTNVKASCGCTATNYTKTVIKPGEKGTVTATYNAATPGAFHKTVTVTTSEENTTPKILTIKGTVKADETPAPVTK, from the coding sequence ATGAAAACTATTAAAATTTTAGCATTTGCATTATTTGCTTCAACTGCGGCTTTTGCTCAACAAGCAGAATCTAAACCTGCAACTATTCAAGTAGCACCACAAACACCTTCTCAATTAAAATGGGAAAAAGATGCTCATGAATTTGGAACTATTGAAAAAAACAAACCTGTTTCTTATGAGTTTACTTTTACTAACACAACTAAAAAAGATGTGTTATTAACTAACGTAAAAGCATCTTGTGGTTGTACAGCTACAAACTACACTAAAACAGTTATTAAACCAGGTGAAAAAGGAACTGTAACTGCTACTTATAATGCAGCTACTCCAGGGGCTTTCCACAAAACAGTAACAGTAACTACAAGTGAAGAAAACACTACTCCTAAAATTTTAACAATTAAAGGAACTGTTAAAGCGGATGAAACTCCAGCGCCTGTAACAAAATAA
- a CDS encoding sensor histidine kinase, giving the protein MKISRLNIVIVIGFLAIVGVIIMQLLLINNAYKLEKNETEDKIFFTLQDVLEKVYRDKNSGLTVTDQVKKQSDNYYIVNVDDEFESTIIEHYLTEEFQRLKLDLAFEYAVYNCTSNEMAYGSYISSKGEKEPIKCKTCFTKNNDYTYYFAIHFPEIKQNYFKNLEQYWVFTGVLFLVLIIYVYSVLLMLKQKKYTELQKDFINNMTHEFKTPLASILIASNYTKNQPEIKNNPRLSKYNQIIIDQSNKLNQHIEKILYVAKTESKQSFIEKSQFELLPVLELVKENVFLKFEKNIEIEIDCKKNYKIKADKFHFYNMIFNLVDNAVKYSGTEPEVKMKVKEMDGKLAIQVKDNGAGIPEKDLSFVFDKFYRVAREDSKEIEGFGIGLSYVKKLCDMHQWKITIQNNIDKGITVQILIHDYE; this is encoded by the coding sequence ATGAAAATATCAAGATTAAATATAGTTATAGTAATAGGATTTCTAGCTATTGTAGGGGTTATTATCATGCAATTGCTCTTAATTAATAACGCCTATAAACTGGAAAAAAATGAAACAGAAGATAAAATCTTCTTTACTTTACAAGATGTTTTAGAAAAAGTGTATCGCGATAAAAACTCGGGTTTAACAGTCACGGATCAGGTAAAGAAACAGTCCGATAATTATTATATTGTTAATGTAGATGATGAATTTGAGAGTACAATTATTGAACATTATTTGACAGAAGAATTCCAACGATTGAAATTAGATTTAGCATTTGAATATGCGGTTTACAATTGTACTTCAAATGAAATGGCTTATGGAAGCTATATTTCTAGTAAAGGTGAAAAAGAACCTATAAAATGTAAAACGTGTTTTACTAAAAACAATGACTATACCTATTATTTTGCGATTCATTTTCCAGAAATAAAACAAAATTATTTTAAAAATTTAGAGCAATATTGGGTCTTTACAGGTGTTTTGTTTTTGGTTTTAATCATCTATGTTTATTCGGTTTTATTAATGCTGAAGCAAAAAAAATACACGGAGTTACAAAAAGATTTTATTAATAATATGACGCACGAATTTAAAACACCATTGGCTTCTATTTTAATTGCGTCAAATTATACTAAAAATCAACCTGAAATTAAAAATAATCCAAGATTAAGTAAGTACAATCAAATTATTATTGATCAGTCAAATAAACTTAATCAACATATTGAGAAGATATTATATGTTGCCAAAACGGAAAGTAAACAATCTTTTATCGAAAAATCACAATTTGAGTTATTACCTGTATTGGAGTTAGTGAAAGAAAATGTGTTTTTAAAATTTGAAAAAAACATTGAAATAGAAATTGATTGCAAAAAAAATTATAAAATTAAGGCGGATAAATTCCATTTTTATAATATGATATTTAACTTAGTAGATAATGCCGTTAAATATTCAGGAACAGAACCAGAGGTAAAAATGAAAGTCAAAGAAATGGATGGAAAGTTAGCCATACAAGTTAAGGATAATGGCGCGGGAATTCCAGAAAAAGACTTATCTTTCGTTTTTGATAAGTTTTATAGGGTGGCCAGAGAAGATAGTAAAGAAATTGAAGGTTTTGGAATTGGTCTTTCCTATGTAAAAAAATTATGCGACATGCATCAATGGAAAATCACCATTCAGAATAATATTGATAAAGGAATTACAGTGCAAATTTTAATTCATGATTATGAATAA
- a CDS encoding response regulator transcription factor: protein MNKKRVLYIEDDETLAFLTADNLEQYFDVTHCNNGQNGFDTFCKDTFDIVVLDIMLPDMDGFEIAENIRKKNQEIPIIFLSAKTMKEDRIKGLKLGADDYLVKPYSIEELILKIEVFLTRSQKTAEKPLKKVYEFGNFTFEPENYLIKNKDSKTTLTEREAQLLKLFLDHPNTVLKREKILMELWGSDDYFLGRSLDVFISRLRKIIKEEPNFAIENIPRVGFKWVSE, encoded by the coding sequence ATGAATAAGAAAAGAGTTTTATATATTGAAGATGATGAAACATTAGCTTTTTTAACAGCTGATAATTTAGAACAATATTTTGATGTAACACATTGTAATAATGGGCAAAATGGGTTTGATACATTTTGTAAAGATACTTTTGACATTGTAGTTTTAGATATAATGTTGCCCGATATGGATGGTTTTGAAATTGCGGAAAATATTAGAAAAAAAAATCAAGAAATTCCAATTATTTTTCTTTCAGCCAAAACGATGAAAGAAGATAGAATTAAAGGTTTAAAATTGGGTGCCGATGATTATTTAGTAAAGCCCTATTCTATCGAAGAATTAATATTAAAGATTGAAGTTTTTCTCACTCGTAGTCAAAAAACAGCAGAAAAACCATTGAAAAAGGTTTATGAATTTGGTAACTTTACATTTGAACCAGAAAATTATTTGATAAAAAATAAAGATTCAAAAACAACATTAACCGAACGCGAAGCACAACTGTTAAAATTATTTTTAGATCATCCCAATACAGTATTAAAACGCGAAAAGATATTAATGGAACTGTGGGGAAGTGATGATTATTTTCTGGGTAGAAGTTTAGATGTGTTTATTTCTCGACTAAGAAAAATAATTAAAGAAGAACCAAATTTTGCTATTGAAAATATACCAAGAGTAGGGTTTAAATGGGTTTCTGAATAA
- a CDS encoding 3'-5' exonuclease, which yields MLDLIQLENILFLDIETVPEFENFNSLDSDYQELFAQKTAYQRKDEITAEAFYERAGIWAEFGKIICISVGYFTFKKGEKQFRVTTFHGEEDKILQDFANLINNHFSLPVHLMCGHNAKEFDFPYIIRRMFIHGIKVPNKLNIMGKKPWEVPHLDTMELWKFGDYKHFTSLKLLTKVLGIPSPKDDIDGSEVAKVYYIDKDIDRIITYCEKDVVAVAQVILRLRGEKLLQEDQILKI from the coding sequence ATGCTTGATTTAATTCAATTAGAAAACATTTTATTTTTAGACATTGAAACGGTTCCTGAATTTGAAAATTTCAATTCTCTAGATTCCGATTATCAAGAATTGTTCGCACAAAAAACAGCTTATCAACGAAAAGATGAAATAACAGCGGAAGCGTTTTATGAAAGAGCTGGAATCTGGGCTGAATTTGGAAAAATAATTTGTATATCTGTTGGCTATTTTACTTTTAAAAAAGGAGAAAAACAATTTAGAGTAACGACATTTCACGGAGAGGAAGATAAAATTTTACAAGATTTCGCTAATTTAATCAACAATCATTTTTCTTTGCCTGTTCATTTGATGTGTGGTCATAATGCCAAAGAATTTGATTTCCCATATATTATAAGAAGAATGTTTATTCACGGTATTAAAGTACCCAATAAACTAAATATAATGGGTAAAAAACCTTGGGAAGTTCCACATTTAGATACCATGGAATTATGGAAATTTGGCGACTATAAACATTTTACTTCTTTAAAATTATTAACTAAAGTATTAGGCATTCCTTCACCAAAAGACGATATAGACGGAAGTGAAGTCGCAAAAGTATATTACATTGACAAAGACATTGACCGAATCATTACGTATTGTGAAAAAGATGTAGTAGCAGTTGCACAAGTAATTTTAAGACTACGTGGGGAAAAATTACTTCAAGAAGATCAGATTTTAAAAATATAA
- a CDS encoding peptide chain release factor 3: MSFEKEIARRRTFGIISHPDAGKTTLTEKLLLFGGAIQEAGAVKSNKIKKGATSDFMEIERQRGISVATSVLAFNYKDKKINILDTPGHKDFAEDTFRTLTAVDSVIVVIDVAKGVEEQTEKLVEVCRMRNIPMIVFINKLDREGKDAFDLMDEVEKKLGLHVTPLSFPIGMGYDFQGIYNIWEKNINLFEGDSRKNIEETIAFSDINSPELEKIIGEKPANKLREELELVEEVYPAFDRDAYLTGKLQPVFFGSALNNFGVRELLDAFIEIAPQPKPKESDTRLVQPNENKFSGFVFKIHANMDPKHRDRLAFVKIVSGVFERNKPYLHVRHGKNLKFSSPNAFFAEKKEIVDISYPGDIVGLHDTGNFKIGDTLTEGEIMNFKGIPSFSPEHFRYVNNADPLKAKQLEKGLDQLMDEGVAQLFTIEMNGRKVIGTVGALQYEVIQYRLEHEYGAKCTYENFPAYKACWVLPDDPKNEEFAEFKRVKQKFLGHDKHGQLVFLADSDFSIQMTQSKYPSVKLYFTSDYHKKE; the protein is encoded by the coding sequence ATGAGTTTCGAAAAAGAAATCGCACGTAGAAGAACCTTCGGTATCATTTCGCACCCCGATGCGGGTAAAACAACTTTAACTGAAAAGTTACTTTTATTTGGTGGTGCTATCCAAGAAGCAGGAGCCGTAAAAAGTAATAAAATTAAAAAAGGAGCTACTTCCGACTTCATGGAAATTGAGCGTCAAAGAGGAATTTCGGTAGCAACATCGGTATTAGCTTTTAACTATAAAGACAAAAAAATAAACATTTTAGATACGCCTGGTCACAAAGACTTTGCAGAAGATACTTTTCGTACCTTAACTGCTGTAGACTCCGTAATTGTAGTAATCGACGTAGCTAAAGGGGTGGAGGAACAAACCGAAAAATTAGTAGAAGTATGCCGCATGCGTAACATACCTATGATTGTTTTCATCAACAAATTAGACCGTGAAGGAAAAGATGCGTTCGATTTGATGGACGAAGTAGAAAAAAAATTAGGTTTACATGTTACTCCGCTAAGTTTCCCTATAGGTATGGGTTATGATTTCCAAGGGATTTATAATATTTGGGAAAAAAACATCAACTTGTTTGAAGGCGACAGTCGTAAAAATATTGAAGAAACCATTGCATTTAGCGACATTAACAGTCCGGAATTAGAAAAAATAATAGGCGAAAAACCAGCCAACAAACTTCGTGAAGAATTAGAATTAGTTGAAGAAGTGTATCCTGCTTTTGACAGAGATGCTTATCTAACTGGTAAATTACAACCTGTATTCTTTGGTTCGGCTTTAAATAACTTTGGAGTACGCGAGTTATTAGATGCATTCATTGAAATTGCACCACAACCCAAACCCAAAGAATCAGACACCCGTTTAGTGCAACCCAACGAAAATAAATTCAGTGGATTTGTGTTTAAAATTCACGCGAATATGGATCCAAAACACCGCGACCGTTTAGCGTTTGTAAAAATTGTATCGGGTGTGTTTGAACGCAACAAACCTTATCTGCATGTACGCCATGGGAAAAACTTAAAATTCTCAAGTCCAAATGCGTTCTTTGCTGAGAAAAAAGAAATCGTAGACATCTCTTATCCAGGTGATATTGTAGGTTTACACGATACCGGAAACTTTAAAATTGGCGATACCTTAACCGAAGGCGAAATTATGAATTTCAAAGGTATTCCAAGTTTTTCACCGGAGCACTTCCGTTATGTAAACAATGCCGACCCATTGAAAGCCAAACAATTAGAAAAAGGCTTAGACCAATTAATGGACGAAGGTGTTGCCCAATTGTTTACCATTGAAATGAACGGCAGAAAAGTAATTGGAACTGTTGGTGCCCTTCAATACGAAGTAATTCAATACCGTTTAGAGCACGAATACGGCGCTAAATGTACCTACGAAAACTTCCCGGCTTATAAAGCGTGTTGGGTATTACCCGATGATCCAAAGAACGAAGAATTTGCCGAGTTTAAACGTGTAAAACAAAAATTCTTAGGTCACGACAAACACGGACAGTTGGTTTTCTTAGCGGATAGCGATTTCTCTATCCAAATGACCCAATCTAAATATCCAAGTGTAAAATTATATTTCACATCCGATTATCATAAAAAAGAATAA
- a CDS encoding M13 family metallopeptidase yields MNNRIFKGSLGFLFLATAIYSCKSKQQTVQAVPSNNVGIQTQFMDKNISPSQDFFNYVNGTWIKNTEIPADRTRWGSFDELRKNTDDDVMAILNEAVANKNLDPKSDQAKAVNLYKTILDTVARNKAGINPIKPYLTKIDAVKSSADVMALLTEFRAEASLGFFGSYVGADAKNSNRHVVYVGTGSLGLPDRDYYVSDSPDNKEKREKYVLHVSRMLQFLGEDSATSKSNAEKILAFETSLAKPTLDRVERRDRRKTYNPMSVSDLQKLFTSNNWDTYFQKIGLPKLDSVVVSQPKYLTELDKIFKENQVDSWKAYMRWTLLRGAADELTTTIEKTNWEFYSKTLTGAIKQRPATERALADVNGVLGEALGKLYVEKKFPAEAKQKAEAMIANVFKAYENRINNLPWMTPATRVNAIGKLKKFRVKIGYPDKWKDYSDLVIKSPEQGGNLYENNIAISKWNNKKNLEKYGKPVDKEEWGMSPQTVNAYYNPTNNEIVFPAAILQPPFYDYRADEAVNYGGIGGVIGHEISHGFDDSGSRYNAEGNLINWWSEEDLKQFTQLGGALADQYSALQPLPGIYVDGKFTLGENIGDLGGVNAAYDGLQIYLKEKGNPGLIDGFTPEQRFFISWATIWRSKMRDEAIKNQVKTDPHSPGMYRAYVPLQNIEAFYKAFNIEPGDGMYLAPEKRVKIW; encoded by the coding sequence ATGAATAACAGAATTTTTAAGGGAAGTTTAGGCTTCCTTTTTTTAGCCACAGCAATTTATAGTTGCAAATCGAAGCAACAAACTGTTCAAGCTGTTCCTAGCAACAATGTTGGGATTCAAACACAATTTATGGACAAAAACATTAGTCCATCACAAGATTTCTTTAATTATGTAAACGGGACTTGGATAAAAAACACCGAAATTCCTGCAGACAGAACACGTTGGGGTAGTTTTGACGAATTACGTAAAAATACCGACGATGATGTAATGGCTATTTTAAATGAGGCAGTTGCTAATAAAAATTTAGATCCAAAATCAGATCAAGCAAAAGCCGTTAATTTATATAAAACCATACTTGATACCGTTGCAAGAAATAAAGCAGGAATTAATCCTATTAAACCTTATTTAACAAAAATAGACGCTGTAAAATCTAGTGCAGATGTTATGGCTCTTTTAACAGAATTTCGTGCGGAAGCAAGCTTAGGATTTTTTGGTTCGTATGTAGGTGCAGACGCTAAAAACAGCAACAGACATGTAGTTTATGTTGGCACAGGAAGTTTAGGTTTACCTGATAGAGATTATTACGTTTCGGATTCGCCAGACAATAAAGAAAAGAGAGAAAAATATGTTTTACATGTTTCTCGAATGTTACAATTTTTAGGAGAAGACAGTGCCACTTCAAAATCTAATGCTGAAAAAATATTAGCTTTTGAAACTTCATTGGCCAAACCTACATTAGATAGAGTAGAAAGAAGAGACAGAAGAAAAACATACAACCCAATGTCTGTTTCCGATTTACAAAAATTATTTACTTCCAACAATTGGGACACTTATTTCCAAAAAATTGGTTTACCAAAATTAGATTCAGTAGTTGTTTCACAACCAAAATACTTAACTGAACTAGACAAAATATTTAAAGAAAATCAGGTAGATTCATGGAAAGCATATATGCGTTGGACCTTATTAAGAGGAGCTGCTGACGAATTAACAACTACTATTGAAAAAACAAATTGGGAATTTTACAGCAAAACTTTAACTGGTGCAATTAAACAAAGGCCAGCAACTGAGAGAGCTTTAGCTGATGTAAACGGTGTATTAGGCGAGGCTTTAGGTAAATTATATGTGGAAAAGAAATTTCCAGCAGAAGCAAAACAAAAGGCAGAAGCAATGATTGCTAATGTTTTCAAAGCATACGAAAATAGAATTAATAATTTACCTTGGATGACTCCTGCAACCAGAGTAAATGCAATAGGAAAATTAAAAAAATTCAGAGTAAAGATTGGTTATCCAGATAAATGGAAAGATTATAGCGACTTAGTTATAAAAAGTCCTGAACAAGGAGGTAACTTATATGAAAACAACATTGCCATAAGCAAATGGAATAACAAGAAAAATTTAGAAAAATATGGCAAACCAGTAGATAAAGAAGAATGGGGAATGTCTCCACAAACTGTAAATGCTTATTATAACCCAACAAATAATGAAATAGTATTCCCAGCTGCTATATTACAACCTCCCTTCTATGATTATAGAGCTGATGAGGCAGTAAATTATGGTGGAATTGGTGGTGTAATTGGTCATGAAATTTCACATGGTTTTGATGATTCTGGATCAAGATACAACGCAGAAGGAAATTTAATCAATTGGTGGAGTGAGGAAGATTTAAAACAATTTACTCAATTAGGTGGAGCTTTAGCTGATCAATATTCTGCTTTACAACCCTTACCAGGCATTTATGTTGATGGAAAATTTACTTTAGGTGAAAACATTGGTGACTTAGGTGGTGTGAATGCTGCATATGATGGTTTGCAAATTTATTTAAAAGAAAAAGGCAATCCTGGTTTAATTGATGGATTTACTCCTGAGCAACGTTTCTTTATTTCATGGGCAACTATCTGGAGAAGTAAAATGCGTGATGAAGCAATAAAAAATCAAGTTAAGACCGACCCGCACTCACCAGGTATGTACAGAGCATACGTGCCTTTACAAAATATAGAAGCCTTCTACAAAGCTTTTAACATTGAACCTGGAGATGGAATGTATTTAGCTCCTGAAAAACGAGTAAAAATTTGGTAA
- a CDS encoding serine hydrolase domain-containing protein, whose amino-acid sequence MRILKKIAKWFVIVLASTILLMYIFDVDYLLRAVRTIYFKGYVTAFLEDYKEFPNRTIKKGTAQPWALTKDYNQIAATEKLNKTHQELQTIAYVILKNDSIFHESYFDGFTANSKSNSFSMAKSVVSAALGKAIMQGKIKSLDQKVTDFFPELKGKYAKEVTVGDLSSMASGLSWDEKYYSPFSIVTRAYFDDDLKKVILGLNVKEKPGQSFNYLSGATQLLAMCIEKATGEYLSDYVSKSFWQPMGAENDALWQLDHEPDGIEKAYCCIASNARDFARFGKLYKQHGKWNGQQLLDSTFIAKSLQPRFKESPEYGYGWWLHQINGKKLFYMRGHLGQFVIVIPEDDLIIVRLGHLKGKQTQTDPHSNDLYIYVEEAYKMLEKRKK is encoded by the coding sequence ATGAGAATACTTAAAAAAATAGCAAAATGGTTTGTCATTGTATTGGCGAGTACCATCCTTTTAATGTACATATTTGATGTAGATTACTTATTACGTGCTGTAAGAACCATCTATTTTAAAGGCTATGTAACTGCCTTTTTAGAAGATTATAAAGAATTCCCTAATCGAACGATAAAAAAAGGAACCGCTCAACCATGGGCTTTAACAAAAGACTATAATCAAATTGCTGCAACCGAAAAATTAAATAAAACACACCAAGAACTGCAAACCATTGCATATGTTATACTAAAAAACGACAGTATATTTCATGAAAGTTATTTTGACGGCTTCACTGCAAATTCAAAATCCAATTCGTTTTCAATGGCCAAAAGTGTAGTTTCGGCAGCTTTAGGAAAAGCTATAATGCAAGGTAAAATTAAAAGTTTAGACCAAAAAGTAACCGATTTTTTTCCAGAATTAAAAGGAAAATATGCCAAAGAAGTAACAGTAGGTGATTTATCTTCAATGGCGTCTGGATTAAGTTGGGATGAAAAATATTACAGCCCTTTTTCAATTGTAACACGCGCTTATTTTGATGATGATTTAAAAAAGGTGATCCTAGGTCTCAACGTTAAAGAAAAACCAGGACAGTCTTTTAACTATTTAAGTGGTGCAACCCAACTTTTAGCCATGTGTATTGAAAAAGCAACGGGTGAATATTTATCAGATTATGTTTCTAAATCGTTTTGGCAACCTATGGGTGCAGAAAACGATGCCTTGTGGCAATTAGACCACGAACCTGATGGTATTGAAAAAGCCTATTGTTGTATTGCAAGTAACGCTAGAGATTTTGCGCGTTTTGGAAAATTATACAAACAACACGGTAAATGGAATGGACAACAATTGTTAGACTCTACATTTATTGCAAAATCATTACAACCACGATTTAAAGAAAGTCCAGAATATGGTTACGGATGGTGGTTACACCAAATAAATGGAAAAAAACTATTCTATATGCGTGGTCATTTAGGTCAATTTGTAATTGTAATTCCAGAAGACGATCTAATTATCGTTCGTTTAGGACATTTAAAAGGAAAACAAACCCAAACCGACCCCCATAGCAATGATTTATACATTTATGTTGAAGAAGCCTATAAAATGCTTGAAAAACGTAAAAAATAA
- a CDS encoding methylated-DNA--[protein]-cysteine S-methyltransferase has protein sequence MNKVIINSPLGFTLIEGDELGISKISVTSNEEELSTIIPDALTTAVTQLEEYFLGKRTHFDFKLNPSGTEFQKKVWKELLKIPFGKTVSYQEITNQLGDPKAIRAVANANGKNPLWIVVPCHRVIGSDGSLTGYAGGLWRKKWLLDHENPVKQQVLF, from the coding sequence ATGAATAAAGTTATCATCAACTCTCCCTTAGGATTTACCTTGATTGAAGGTGATGAATTGGGGATTTCTAAAATTTCGGTTACTTCAAATGAAGAGGAATTATCCACTATAATACCTGACGCATTAACAACTGCAGTAACTCAATTAGAAGAATATTTTTTGGGTAAGCGAACACATTTTGATTTTAAATTGAATCCATCGGGAACAGAATTTCAAAAAAAAGTTTGGAAGGAATTATTAAAAATTCCATTTGGAAAAACTGTTTCCTATCAAGAAATTACCAATCAATTAGGAGATCCAAAAGCAATCAGAGCAGTAGCCAATGCCAATGGCAAAAACCCATTATGGATTGTAGTCCCTTGTCATCGTGTTATTGGTTCCGATGGTTCATTGACCGGTTATGCTGGTGGACTATGGCGAAAAAAATGGTTATTGGACCATGAAAACCCAGTCAAACAACAAGTTTTGTTTTAA